A window from Canis lupus familiaris isolate Mischka breed German Shepherd chromosome 18, alternate assembly UU_Cfam_GSD_1.0, whole genome shotgun sequence encodes these proteins:
- the MUS81 gene encoding crossover junction endonuclease MUS81 isoform X3, whose translation MKSWKPGLQDREWGASQGMLGIVVKDVPLHRSPPEFPEAPGGGRRWTHSPMSFLQIRLHLLAPPSTSWASQKPSVSPASSAKKALRSLRRYPLPLRSGKEAKILQHFGDRLCRMLDQRLQQHKASGGDHARSSPSGEKSSTPEGPPARVRDSSVPIPAQPKAGGSGSYWPARHSGARAVLLLLYRERLNPSGRSFLTKEELLQRCAQKAPRVALGSTRPWPALRSLLHRNLVLRTHQPARILGTALQRGGRSLSEMCLLQTRKHSWAGPKEADLRSKSTACRWRYSLTPEGLELAQKLAESEGLSSLDVGFRPEEPPGKEPEVPGAASAELGASEGSVQQLPLELGPGEYRVLLCVDVGEAKGAGHKPKLLLELQRLHVTHVVRKLHVGDFVWVAQETRPRDPARPGELVLDHIVERKRLDDLCSSIIDGRFREQKFRLKRCGLGHRIYLVEEHGSAHHLSLPESTLLQAVTNTQVIDGFFVKRTADIKESAAYLALLTLGLQRLYQAQCVQEVFARQLMQVRGVSGEKAAAIVGQYSTPASLLAAYDACVTPKEQEMLLSTIKCGRLQRNLGPALSRIFSQLYCCYSPLT comes from the exons ATGAAGAGCTGGAAGCCCGGTCTTCAAGACCGGGAGTGGGGCGCTTCGCAGGGCATGCTGGGGATTGTAGTCAAGGACGTCCCGCTGCATCGCTCACCCCCCGAGTTCCCGGAAGCCCCAGGTGGAGGCCGCCGCTGGACCCACAGCCCG ATGTCCTTCCTACAAATACGCCTGCACTTActtgccccaccctccacctcttGGGCTTCTCAGAAGCCCAGCGTCTCTCCGGCATCCTCAGCAAAG AAG GCGCTGCGCTCCCTCCGGCGGTACCCACTGCCCCTGCGCAGCGGCAAGGAAGCTAAGATCTTGCAGCACTTCGGAGACAGGCTGTGCCGTATGCTGGACCAGCGGCTGCAGCAGCACAAAGCATCGGGGG GTGACCATGCCCGGAGTTCACCTTCTGGAGAGAAGAGTTCAACCCCAGAAGGGCCACCTGCGAGAGTGCGAGACTCTTCCGTGCCA ATTCCAGCCCAGCCCAAAGCAGGAGGCTCTGGCAGCTACTGGCCAGCTCGGCACTCAGGAGCACGAGCAGTACTGCTGCTGCTTTACAGGGAACGCTTG AATCCTAGTGGCCGTAGTTTCCTAACGAAGGAGGAGCTGCTGCAGAGATGTGCTCAGAAAGCTCCCAGG GTGGCTCTTGGGAGTACTCGACCCTGGCCAGCCCTCCGCTCCCTCCTCCACAGGAACCTGGTTCTCAGGACACACCAGCCAGCCAG AATTTTAGGAACAGCActccagagaggaggaagaagttTGTCTGAAATGTGCTTGTTGCAGACTAGGAAACATTCCTGGGCAGGTCCAAAAGAAGCTGATCTGAGGAGCAAGAGCACAGCCTGtcggtggag GTACTCGCTGACTCCGGAGGGTCTGGAGCTGGCCCAGAAGCTGGCTGAGTCAGAGGGCCTGAGCTCACTGGATGTGGGCTTCAGGCCAGAGGAGCCCCCTGGGAAGGAGCCAGAAGTGCCAGGAGCGGCCTCTGCTGAGct TGGTGCTAGTGAAGGGAGTGTCCAGCAGCTGCCACTGGAGCTTGGGCCTGGAGAGTACAGGGTGCTGTTGTGTGTGGACGTTGGCGAAGCCAAGGG GGCAGGGCACAAGCCAAAATTGCTCCTGGAGCTACAGCGGCTGCACGTGACCCATGTAGTGCGCAAGTTGCACGTCGGGGACTTcgtgtgggtggctcaggagaCCAGGCCCAGAGACCCAG CAAGACCTGGGGAGCTCGTCCTGGACCACATCGTGGAGCGCAAGCGGCTAGATGATCTGTGTAGCAGCATCATAGATGGCCGCTTCCGAGAGCAGAAG TTCCGGCTGAAGCGCTGTGGTCTGGGGCACAGAATATACCTGGTGGAGGAGCATGGCTCTGCACACCACCTTAGCCTTCCTGAGAGCACGCTGCTGCAGGCTGTCACCAACACTCAG GTCATCGATGGCTTCTTTGTGAAGCGCACAGCAGACATCAAGGAGTCAGCTGCCTACCTGGCCCTCTTGACACTGGGCTTGCAGAGGCTCTACCAG GCCCAGTGTGTGCAGGAGGTGTTCGCCAGGCAGCTGATGCAGGTGCGGGGAGTGAGTGGGGAGAAGGCAGCAGCCATAGTGGGCCAGTACAGCACCCCTGCCAG cctcctggccGCCTATGACGCCTGTGTCACCCCCAAGGAACAGGAGATGCTGCTGAGCACCATCAAGTGTGGTCGACTGCAAAG GAATCTGGGGCCTGCTCTGAGCAGAATCTTTTCCCAGCTCTACTGCTGCTACAGCCCTCTGACCTGA